Within Lolium rigidum isolate FL_2022 chromosome 5, APGP_CSIRO_Lrig_0.1, whole genome shotgun sequence, the genomic segment tagtagccgaaagagatgcagctcgggcgcagcatgaagatcatccattggatctcggaagcggccAGCGAGCGGagaagcgagcgtggcttccacggaggccccatcggctggtgcaccgacgatcgaaattgctgcaccggagcctccggtggtcgaaattactgcaccggagcctcctcgctaccccgtggacgatataaaggagatgaaagcatgtcatctgtattatcctatcgggaacatgtccatgaaggtagccatcagcggtgctttaccactggagcactccaccacaacaaccccattcaagatggctatgctcgtgtcacggtggaggacatagtccaagggtttgaggacctggacattgacattgctacacctgaaggggcgacaagacttggagatgtcaagcgccagttcattctatggcgaagaagtttatcaagtttccaggcgaggcgccaacaagtccacccccctacggtggtggtggtggcggcggtggcggtggtggtggtggtgcttcacctacacctccttcacgagggccgacgccgccccccaattcacctccggtgggtaagcagccgccccctagtccgccccgggcgggtaagcagacgccaccttccaatccacctccggcgaagaagcagaagcagcagtcctggattattaacccggacccttacgtacctaagaaaacaaaggtaccggaggtatcactgaagcctctccccacgaggccttgggaatgtagtgccgaggaagtcgaggcgggcgcggctgctgatttagagaaatggaaggcgagctacaagaagaaaagagagcccgagcccaagccagtattttctgatgagcaaaagaagtgggctaagtcatttttgaacacaccgtcccaagccgcaaagaatctgcccgacaactatgcacgtgaactaaagaatcgggcacgcatattcaaggagaagaaagaggaggccgataaagcggaattacaaagtgcacaaagcgggaaacgagttgttgcccagctcggggaacaaagtaaacaatcgattgccccgcttatagtgacagccgccggtccggatgcccccgaaatcatagaagctgcggcagcacagggattgagcgtaacgagtgccggagaacaagcggccaacttaggtattactcttcgtgaactgttaggccttgatgaggcgccggtgcgaggaggtagtacttacatatgtgaagaatgggcctctcgtcgagcctgcgcaggaacaggatctacctccacaaatgagaggtctgctgaaatggtacaagggttacataaaaataaaaacgccaaagaatatatttttgcggaagttggatatgagcatcacttcaaaaagtactctgtacaaattcatctgagtgaattgttccagcttttcaatctgcgcgagctcgacaaatctatcatcagttgctacgttacgtaagtgatttatttctaccccatctcgttcatattgcctgcacaatatatatgtcctaactatattgttgtgtccgctattatatatgcagattgaagattaaggaatgcgagtaaggaacatccatgatgttgggttcattgacccacacatcgttaatggatatacgttacgagcatcaccccaccgacgtggaggcagactcgtggcagtttcttacaaagcaagcaactcaaaagtgatattctatttccttaccattttgggtgagtgtttatgtcttgagcacattctcttttgtttactacatgcatggtatgtggccggctaatcgatgagttatgcatgacgtctTGTGCATGTATTTTGTCCGTGAggatccactggattctgctagtaattaaaattgacaaatcagaatgtctcatccacgactctctgaatatggatgcggcgacttgggccgacatgagaaaaatgattcgaaagtaattgttttcattcatttgcgctctatatcgatcggcctatttcgttcatttcctaattaagcttcaagtaattaactaataactctcttgttcatttaattttctttgcctcgtagggtttggagacggttctcggatacaaaggtcggtgaattaaaaaagagctacatttcatgcggtcaaaggctaagaatggtggcgataatcagccaccggggaccaatctatgtggatactatgtctgtgagataatccgaagatacacctctgagcgcgttccgagttataccaatgctcagaggaataacctccggatgatgcttagtccagaagctcgcttccgaccacttcaagaggaactagctggatagttcaggagggaagtcctcgatcctaaaggagaacaccattacgaggacgtagaactatacatgcattaaattatgtatggaaacttgttcaaacttgtatatggtcatccgatgatattgaatatatattgtatattcctcttgaattcattttggttctaatttcaaatttgtttgaaattgtacattcatatgcatgcatgtatgtagtaccgtagaatatgtgaactccttcaaaattacaataaagcacaaaagaaataaaacaatacaaattaaacagaaaacaggtttaggggggggggcaggtttaggggggcctaaaaccctaaacctgcggcggcctttagtcgcggtcggccagaagaaccgcgactaaagggcctccgccccgacggtcgcctggcgcccacgtggacgggcctttagtcgcggttcgtaagcaaccgcgactaaagggtgggggctttagtcgcgcctatttggtcgcggttgcgcaaccacgACTAATGgccgttgcgaaccgcgaccaaaggctctttttccaccagtgctccTACCAACACGaaggtttttattttatttttttgaacaaagaGAGGTGCCAAAGACGTCAAATTTTTATTCAACTCATAGGCAGTTTAGCATGTATTACAAGACCTGTGATCTGGATCTTTCAACTGCAGATAGAATAGGACATGAAAGATTTCTATGGGCTTTTGAGTTAGTGCTAATCACTTGGGACTATGCATCGTGATCTCAACATATTGGCTCCTAGAATGGGGACATAGAACCCTAACATGTATACACCTActgagggagcacaaaatcgtgaCGGTCCAATGGCACTACATTAGAAACATTCCTTGTGGCTCATACGGCCATGCATGTTTGGTCCCTTGCACATATAGTATGTGTCTTTCTTGAGAACATAAATATAGTATGCGCCTAGGAGAGTAAATATATATACATAGACCTATAAGTATTGGTTGCTGGGATGCTGGCTCTTAGCTTCATGGACTTAAAGTCTTAGTTTGCGAGTACCATAATGGAGAAGACAAAACAAATGCAACCGATGGAGTTGCACACATTACATAGTGTACCTTAAAGTCTTATATTATTCAGTTTTGTAAATGTCATTTGTGTAATCGAGAAGATCTATTCAAGTGCTATCCGAAGGGAAGATTATCACTACCACTTGGATGAGTACCTTCTAAACTAAAACACTCTTGGTTGAATGCGATTTATTAAAATATTTATCTTAAAGAAAATATACCCAATTCAGTTACATTAACTAATAGTAATTTTGTGTGCTTGTAAAAACTTCCGTACATGTTTATGCACTTAAGCAAACAACTACTGAAATCAAATATACTCCATCTGTTCCAATTTATTTGAAGTTCTTAATATATCTTAGTCAAACTTCTTTAAAATTGACCAAGTGTATGGAAAATTATATCAAAATCTATACCACCAAATTAGTTTTATTAGATTTacataaaattaattttcatactCATATATTTGATGTTGCAGATATTTTCACATTTTGCACGCACTTGGTCAGACTTACAGAAATTTGACTTAGGACAAGAATAGGACTTTAAaaaaatggaacagagggagtaggtcCAAGCTACAACCTTTTCTTCATGGATTGGGATTCAAGTACTCATGTTCTAGGTCGCGTACTCATGTGGTCTTTGTAATAACGGATGAGCAATTGTAACTTTTGCCTTTAGAAACAAAAGTGCAAATGAAGTACTGGTGCATACGAGCACTTGAATCACTTACCTTCTCATGCATCATATCTGCATATGTATTGTTTCCAAAGAAGAACTAATGAGATCAAGGGAAATatgttagtactccctccgttccattattcttatcgtggttttagttcaaatttgaactaagacCACGACAAGTATTATGGACCAAAAGGAGTACATGTGTTTATGCTTTTTTGAAAAGCATTCAGGCATTTATTTGTACTTCATGCATACCTTTTTGGGACCGCACCACCGTCATCATACTCCTAAAATTTATATTAGAATTTTCCTCCTCCCAAGTTGTTGCTTGAACTGAAATTCTTGTAATTCTATTGAATATCTCCATGATATTTGAAAAAAGGGGGAAATATACCTAAGCTAGTAGGTTGAATTAATTATGTAGTACAACATAATCTGCACATTAAATGACAGAACTTATAGTAGGGAGTACAAGAATGAATCAAGTCAAGGTGACATAATTTGAGCTTCAAAAGACAGGTTGATGGCAAGATGATAAACAATGCGATTTGAACACCGAAAAGGCATTACATATGATAGTAGGATAAATCAAATCTACATGATGCAATCTGAGAACTAAAGGACAGAAATCACAGTACAAAAATAAATCAAGTCAAGGCAACATTATTAGAGCACAAAAAGACACAATAGGGTACATGGACGAACAGAGTGTGGACAACATCAATATGTTTACTTCAGCAATGTGTTTGCAATGCCCATTAATTAATTGCAGGACCCACAGTATTccgaataaagtaaaataaaaacgAACCCACATATGAAAAGAAGAAACGGAAGCTAGACAGTGAAATTGGTCATCCTGTGCTTATGAACTGTAGGTATGATTTTGTCGAGATTTGTGGCTTGGCACCTTTCCCTCGAATTCATGGACCGAGAATGATTGATGCCTCCATGACATGTCCCATTCTGTTTGTGCAGAAGGTCTAGCAATAACGAGAGAGAAGACACCTTTCATTTTCTGCAGAAAGATCAGTAATAATTAGAGCTTATGTGACCATACTTTCAAGGTTGTTGGCTTTTGATGCATCATTCTCCCAGCTACACATTGTCACCTAATGCTGAAAAGATAAGTTCTTTCTATTGATAcaaatggcaaaaaaaaaaaaagcttaccAGCCAGTCACAGAGTGTACCATTATTAGGATTCAACTGATCAAAGCAACAAGTGAAGGGCTGAAAGTTATATTAGGAAAATAGAAGGATGGCATGATTATGGTTATCGAGTTAAACAATAAACTGATGGACATCTAGAGTATTTGAACATACTTCCACAGTCCACTATTGCGGACTTTGTGGCTACTTGTCGATGCACAAAAAATGAAGGTGCTTAGGTGGACATCAGAATCGTTAGGCACACTCACTAGTCACTACATTGTGGATTATCTGAGACTCAAATTTTTCTTGGCATCCTCCATTCCTCAAATATAATACAGTATTAAAGTTCCATACTGGTTTGCCATTTCTGCTGTTCTGTTTGCTTGAAAGAaacatgtttcttttttttttcaggaACGCGCGAGAAAGCACGCCTTTTTTTATAGATAGAGGAAGAACCAAATACAAACTCCACACTTACAACACACGTGGCCAAGGCCAAAGAGGAAAAATAAACTCCTCACAAAAACCCCACAAGTTTCCACCTATCCGCTTCCTCGACAATCGAGTCGAGAAGAAGAGCCTCCGACCTAgatttgttcttgaatatcctatTGTTTCGCTCAATCCAAATCGACCTAAGAACCAACAAGAAGAGGGAGCGCgcttgaggcttcagcttggtcgGCCAGGACTCAAGCACACGCGGCCACCACTCGAGGAGGTCATCCACATTGGTCGGGAGAAGGGAGGTGCGGTCCAAGCCCTTCAGGACTTCGAACCAGATGGTTCGGGAGAAAGGGCATTGGAGGAGAAGATGGTCAATAGTCTCTGAGTGTTGCAAGCAGAAGGTGCAAGAATCGTCGTTAGTCAAGCCGTGATGAAGCCTTCGTTCTCCCGTCCAACAACGGTTCCACGCCACTTTCCACGCAGAAGGATGTTTCTGTCCCGAACAATACATGTCTCTGGTCGCAGAAGAAAAACTGTCCATGGGAAAGGAAAACCACGGGCCACTACGATattattcaaaaaaattcaaagacTGAACTCAGTCTCGTTATGTGTAAACAATTACTTGCAAAATTTCGATATATTAACATATCTCATTTGTTGTCTCCTGTTGTTCCTAGCTTCATATACATCCCTGGTAACAGCTTGGCCTTTGAAGtttatcgcaaaaaaaaaaaaagcttggcCTTTGAAGTAGCCTGGGGAAACTAGTGGTTGCTGGGTGTTTGAATTCAAAGTTTATTGTCAGTGAATCATGTGCCTTTTTTTCCCCTACATACTTGTCTGATCTGCTACTGTGCAACCCAGCTCTGTGATACTACATATATAATACTGCTACTAGGGCTTGATGAAAGATTAGATTGAGGTCACTAAGGATGAGCACTCCAAAGTAGATCTGTTGACTCAGGTACTTCGATGGGTTGGCTAAACTTGTTTCTTTACCTTAATTACATGCCTAGTTACCAAGTTTGACGCAACTCACGTAAACtggagttttgttttgttttgttttgtttggggACACCATaggattcctttttttttttcctgcTGATGGGATTCTGAAGATCTTATCCTATGGCACGAATTGATTACCCAAAGAATTTGAACTGTTAGAGaacagaaggatatcaaaatgcttcattgtttttttaaaaaataacttTGTTTCCAATTTCATACATAAATTTGTGAAGAAAAGGAGGATTGGAGCAGATCATGAGCATTGGGCACCTTTCACTGCACAGAAGGAGAAGGCAGAAAAAGGGAAGATCCATTACAGTTTCACCTTTCATGGAAAAAGTAAAATGCTGCTTTCGAGAAGGTAAAAAGAAGGAACGGAAGAGATGAATTATCCTGGTGAGGCCCATGTGGTAAACTTTTAATTAACTCTTTGCACATGGCCACCCTCTTGTTCCTAATCTCACAACCCTGCCTTACATGTTGTCATCCCATAGGTAGGCACCAGTGCCATGGATGGACCACGCCTTAAATATTTCTGTCAAGCAGCACTTAACAACTCTGACCATGATGCCAAGACAACAGTTACCTCTACATAACCTAGTGCTACAAACAAAAGGACATGGGGTGTGTGCACTCACTGCAGCACTGGTAACAGTTCGCCAGAAAGTTTCAGTTTTCTAAGCATTAACTGTTGCAATTACCTTTGCATCCCATCAGTTTCAGATAGTAAAATATTTCTGCAGATGCATCCTACTACATGGTGATCCCTGCTCCTCCTCCCTTTTCCTCTTTGTGTCAATTCACAAATCCATATGATAGAGAAGCACACAACACACAACCTTTGCTTGCTTTCCCTGTGCAGGTTTTGTTATTTTAAAGGAAGCAGCAGCGGCAGCAACAATTCCTTCTTTCTTTCATGCTGTGTCTCATCATGGCTTCTTTCTTCTTTAGCATGGCTGCATCATTTGAGCCACTAAAGCCCTTCTTGCCCTTGTGATTgtgagcaaaactcttgatgcttcccAGCTCCCAAATGGCCATACAACTCACGCTCCTACTCATTTCATGTAGCCTTTACAGTatgtattcttcttcttcctcctcctcttcttctttctccaCATCCTCCTCTCTTGCATTGCTGCTTCTGCTCGTTATCTCCACCTGCCTCTCCTTGCTCTTCTCGAACCTCAGACAGCTGATCAAAACCAGCTGCAGCCACAAAACTTCAATGGAGGAAGAGGCTGTTCATCATCCAGACAAGAGCGCCATGCCACAAGATGATGAGGTGTCTGCGGAGGACTCAGGAAGCCTCTCAGGGTCTTCTGATTGCCAGGTGAGCGAAGAATGGACCGAGGAGGCATCAGTgtctgacgatgacgacgacgacgagagccTTATCGAGATCTCCCTTGTTGATGGGCACTATGTGGGGCAACAGACGCAATGTCCCAGCTGGAAGAAGGAGCAGGACCTCGTcgctggtttcctgccggatttgATGCTTGACAAGAGGGACTTCATGGACATCTACTCGGAGATCACCGAAGAGGACAACATGATCGAGATCGACATTGCAAGGGGCTCCATCAAGTGCACTAGCTTTGGCATCAAAGCATGAGTTCACCAGAGGTTTGGTGAAGTTAAAATATTTCTCTGAATCGGTCCAGAGCTTTCATCAGGAAAAGGGAGTCATAGTAGGTTGTACTGAACTACATGTGGTTTAGTGCCTTGCTTTTTTTTTACAAGAGCTCAGTTTTCATTTGTGATTCTTCGGTGGAAGTCTTGCTACATCTCTTATGTTTCGCTTTCTGAATATTATTGTAGAACAAATAACACGCGTGCACATATTCTGATCAAAGAGGTTTATAAGGAAATAATGTGCGTGTGCATGGCCCTTCTTTTCATAGTGTTTCAGACCTCAGTAGATGCTAATAATGATGTCAGGGCCAAGGGTAGCATTATCTATCTCAAGGTGGGGTATAATTGGTTGATTATGCCTTGTATTAGACAGTTTCTTTATAATGCAAATTAAAAATCCGAATACAATTTGTAAGCTGCGTGATGTGGTTTTCAGTTCTTACAGGTGTCTGAAACAATTTGTAAGCTTGTGTCCTTCTGATTCAAAATCTCAACATTTCTTCAGTGGAAAGTAGTGCAATGTGGTTTAAGAATCTAGGATAATCGGGTTTTTAGCTTGTGCAGCTCGGTACTTTTAGCCGCTGATGTTTGCCTTAAAAAATGCTATGAGATCTTCATGATTTGCACATCTATTATTAGCATCTAGTGCAAGTGTCTGAAACAAATATTGGAGGTATGTAGATCCCTTGTTTTCTGGGGAGATAATAAAACAATATAGAAATATTGTTTTTTCTGAGGTTTAGGTAACTGTAAAAAACACACACAGAAGTCTATATCTGATTTCACTCTGGGTATTTTCTCCTTTCTTCTATAAGGGAAAAAGGATAATCAGGTGGGTGTACAGTCATGTTGACACCCCAGAGGCCTAGAGAAGTATGTTACCATTGCTACAATGAGTCTCGTAGCCACTACTAGACACATAATTTCTCAGCTTTCATATTATGACCTACAAGCCCAGTGGTGAACACTAAGAACAAATCACTGAATCAACCCAAAGCTTTGTTATATGACATGTATACTTGTACTATGAAAATTTAAAGTTCAGCATCTAAGCCAAAATGAACTACGGTCGTTTCAGTATGAAATGAACCGCAATTGCTTCAAATTGAGCCCGGTTTCGGTGCCGGTTCACAACTAGTTTCTGACCTGTTAAAGGTAAGAAACGGTGCGAAATCACAGTGCGACAAATGTATGTAATCCAGGATCCTGAAGTTTCAGGTATAAGTGTGTATTCATCCAAACCAGAACAGAAATATACAATCGTACAGTAAACGATTCGAAACTTAAACACCATTCAAACAGCTATATGCCTATATGTGCTACAGACCGAATCCCCTCGCTGGCGCTCGCTCGCTCGAGCGATCGTTTTCTGCtggcgcggagcgctcgcgcgaTAGCGCGACACAATTCCCTTTGTATCACGTAGTattttaattgcgttcacacgtgTTCACACTAAGAGCGCGTATTCTACTTTACGAGTTGCTGTACGGCAAAGagtgttcacactgcatgcatgcacatgcacagagcatctcatGGATTAGCATTTAATGACCCAACTTTTAAGCACTCttttcataagttgttgcatgcatacacatagcatatcactctttttcttcagcacgaggtagactctcaattctctttttgcaattcccttttgggtttttttcgtacgtaattcatatttaatggggtccttttgcaattccctttttcgggccagtggtttttaaggggaaaataacgggtgggaagatccacttgcaactcaaatgaactaccacttgctactcaaattaagtacttgttttaagttgtaagctaacaaaagttgctaaaaaaattctaaatgaaaattactttttagggttgctaggtatttatatttaccgttgataaataacggggcaccgggttgataacttgtaaacaaaaaagagtcgctacatattttaaattaaattaattttttagggttgatatttatttatattaccattgataaatagcgggtcaccgggttgatagcttctaaattaaaagagagtcgctaaaatattctaaatgaaatactttttagggttattatttatttatatttatcgttgataaataacgaggcaccgggttgatagcttgtaaaataaaaaaatgttcgctaaaatattctaaatggaatactttttagggttggtagttatttataattaccattgataaataacggggaaccgggttgataacttgtaaactaaaaagagtagccaaaatattcgaaataaaattaaatttttagggttggtagttatttatatttactgttgataaataacaggacaccgggttgatagcttctaaactaaaaaaaaatcgctaaactgtttcaaataaaattaactttggggttgataattttatacatttaccgttgatcactcaagtacggaggggttgattattcagatagagagggttgataatttttagcccgaaaaaaagtttctcgaaacatatcaacatgggtgctagttttgaagatctcgtcgagacggatttattggtgaaagcgaatcttaatttggagttatcgcttgaaagttaaaacgttttgaatttacaaatttgggAAACATTCCGCTGACATCgatcagattcgtctatttgtgcatgcatgcgaaCTTTCACTCAATAAGTTGCActgcaggttgataattttatacatttaacgTTGATCATTcaagtacggagggttgattattcaaacagagaggttgataacttttaagctgaaaaaagtttctcgaaacatatcaacatgggtgctagttt encodes:
- the LOC124653360 gene encoding uncharacterized protein LOC124653360 yields the protein MLPSSQMAIQLTLLLISCSLYSMYSSSSSSSSSFSTSSSLALLLLLVISTCLSLLFSNLRQLIKTSCSHKTSMEEEAVHHPDKSAMPQDDEVSAEDSGSLSGSSDCQVSEEWTEEASVSDDDDDDESLIEISLVDGHYVGQQTQCPSWKKEQDLVAGFLPDLMLDKRDFMDIYSEITEEDNMIEIDIARGSIKCTSFGIKA